In Hwangdonia lutea, a single window of DNA contains:
- a CDS encoding aminotransferase class V-fold PLP-dependent enzyme has translation MFRKKPSTSNLEAYFKPFREQIIGINQTFESPYGQKKIIYADWTASGRLYKSIEDKLLNDIGPYVANTHTETSVTGSAMTLAYHDARHIIKKHVNASKDDVLITVGTGMTGAINKFQRILGLKINENLKDHTQVPEEKRPIIFVSHMEHHSNQTSWLETIARVKVIPSNDEGLPCINKLKELIETHKDCPIKIAAITGCSNVTGIRTNYHDVARVMHQNNGLCFVDFACSAPYVSINMHPENEDAYLDAITFSPHKFLGGPGSSGVLIFNKKLYKNLVPDNPGGGTVSYTNPWGDHDYIDDIETREDGGTPGFLQAIKIALSIRLKEKMGVKNILDREHELNAIIFKRLKNIENLRILAENHTDRLGVFSFYIEDAHYNLIVKLLNDRFGVQTRGGCSCAGTYGHYLLNVDEPTSKSIEKKILDGCLIERPGWVRMSIHPTMTNNEVHLICDAIEAVSKNHKDWGKDYEYSAIKNEFIHKGNHHIEKDIIRNWFKL, from the coding sequence ATGTTTCGAAAGAAACCAAGCACATCCAATCTCGAGGCCTATTTCAAGCCTTTCAGAGAGCAGATTATTGGCATAAACCAAACCTTTGAATCGCCATACGGCCAAAAGAAAATTATTTATGCCGATTGGACCGCGAGCGGAAGACTTTACAAATCCATAGAAGATAAACTACTTAACGATATAGGGCCATACGTGGCCAACACACATACCGAAACATCCGTTACGGGTTCGGCAATGACCTTAGCCTATCACGATGCGCGACACATCATTAAAAAGCATGTCAACGCTTCAAAAGACGATGTTCTCATTACCGTTGGCACGGGCATGACCGGGGCGATTAACAAGTTCCAGCGTATTTTGGGGCTAAAAATAAACGAAAACCTAAAGGACCACACACAGGTTCCGGAGGAGAAACGCCCCATTATTTTTGTGTCCCACATGGAGCACCATTCCAATCAAACCTCATGGTTGGAAACCATTGCAAGGGTTAAAGTGATCCCTTCAAACGATGAGGGTTTGCCCTGCATCAATAAATTAAAGGAATTAATTGAAACGCATAAGGATTGCCCCATAAAAATTGCGGCCATTACAGGTTGCTCCAACGTTACGGGCATCCGTACAAACTATCACGACGTGGCTCGTGTAATGCACCAAAACAATGGCCTGTGCTTTGTGGATTTTGCGTGTTCGGCACCGTATGTAAGCATCAATATGCACCCAGAAAACGAGGATGCGTATTTGGATGCCATTACCTTTTCCCCACATAAATTTTTGGGTGGCCCGGGATCGTCGGGAGTTTTAATCTTCAACAAAAAACTGTATAAAAATCTGGTACCGGATAACCCCGGTGGCGGAACGGTGAGCTACACCAACCCTTGGGGGGACCACGATTATATTGACGATATTGAAACACGTGAAGACGGCGGAACCCCCGGTTTTTTACAAGCCATTAAAATAGCGCTGTCCATTCGATTGAAAGAAAAAATGGGTGTTAAAAACATTTTGGACAGGGAGCACGAGCTCAATGCCATTATTTTTAAACGCCTTAAAAACATTGAAAACCTACGTATTCTCGCCGAAAACCACACCGATAGATTGGGCGTGTTTTCATTTTATATTGAAGATGCGCATTACAATTTAATAGTAAAACTTTTAAATGACAGGTTTGGTGTGCAAACCCGTGGCGGATGTAGTTGTGCCGGCACTTACGGGCACTATTTGCTGAATGTGGATGAGCCCACATCAAAATCCATAGAGAAAAAAATACTCGATGGCTGCCTTATCGAGCGCCCGGGCTGGGTGCGCATGTCCATTCACCCAACGATGACCAACAACGAAGTGCACCTTATTTGCGATGCCATTGAGGCGGTTTCCAAAAACCATAAAGATTGGGGTAAGGATTATGAATATAGCGCCATTAAAAATGAATTTATCCATAAAGGAAACCATCACATTGAAAAAGATATTATTCGAAATTGGTTTAAATTATAG